From the Brachyspira intermedia PWS/A genome, the window AAAAGATATTGAAAGTAGAAATGATTTTGCTGATTATGACACTATAAATGTTACAGGTAAGTGATTTTTTATATTGTATTCTTTACTATATTGATAAGGTTTTATTTAGTATTATTCATAAATAAAACCTTATTAATATTTCTATTGTTTTTTCAAAATAGCAAAATTATTACATCCCAATTGGAAATATTTATGTTTCTCAACTGTGAAATTTGAAAGTTCAGCAGATTCTAATATATCTTTTTTATTATAGTATTTTTTATGATCTTCTATTTCTAGCCTATCTATTATTTTTAAATTATAAGCCATAAATTCTAATATAGGCTTAGCAATTTTTGAAGGGACAGTTATTATTAATCTTCCATCTTTTTTTAATACTCTGTTTATTTCTTTTAATATTTCGTCAGCATAGGTTAAGTGTTCCAATACAGCAAGCATTGTTACAACATCAAAACTTGAATCTTCAAAAGGCAGTTTATTTTCTAAAGTTAGTTTTATAGTTTCTAATTTGTCTGTTTTTAATTCAGGAGGTTTAAAATCTACCCCTACACCATAAGAAATATAGTTTTCTATAGATTGTAAAAATCTTGCTTCCCAACCGCATCCAATATCAAGTAATTTGCAGTCATTATATTTTATTATTGTAGATTTTACCATATTAATTCTATATTTTCTTAAAAACACATCTAAAATAGTTTCTTTCATACTTATTCATTATCCTATTTTATAATTTAATTTTTTATTTGTAAAAGATGTGTTTGAAATTAGCTTGAATCTATTTGATTAAATGGATATATTATTCTATTAAAAATATATGCTAAATGACAAAAAGTTGATGGAGATAATAATACAGGAATTATTATTAAATTTGATTGTTCATATCCTAAACTGAACTGAACTGAACTGAACTGAACTGAACTGAACTGAACTGAACTGAACTGAACTGAACTGAACTGAACTGAACTGAACTGAACTGAACTGAACTCTTTATATTTTTTCATAATTCTATAATTATACATATATATAATATTAAGTCAAGTTTTTATAGAAATAAAATACCTCTAAAAGATTATGAGAAAAAAGATATTGAAAGTAGAAATGATTTTGCTGATTATGACACTATAAATGTTACAGGTAAGTGATTTTTTATAATATATGTTAAGGGTTTGATTTTTTATTAAAATACAAACCCTTAATTATTTTTATATTATTATTAATTTATTCATGCTTTAATAATTTTTTATAAGTAGCATCTATGGCAAAAGCTCCTAATGGTGCTGTTATCAGTATGGCAAGAACTGCTATAACAAGTATAATCTCTCCTGAAGCAAAACCCAATGATAAAGGAATTGAACCTATTGCTGCCTGAACTGTTGCTTTAGGACAATATGCTATCATACTAAATATTCTTTCTTTTTTATTTAATTTAGTTTTTATTAATGAAGCAAGTACTCCTAACATTCTGAATATTAAGACAGCAAATATTAATATAATTCCTAATGCTCCGGATTTCATAGCATAATTGATATTTACAGCAGCTCCTACAAGTACGAAAAGCATAATTTCAGCAGCTACCCAAAGTTTAGAATATTTTAATGAAAGTCTTTTTGATAATTCTTCTTTTGATTTTTTAAGATATGCTCCTATACTCATAACGGCTAAAAGTCCTGATATTCCTATAATGCCTCCAAATAGATTTGATATTGAATTTTCTATGCTTACAAGTATAAATGATATACTTAATATTATAACTACTTTGGCACTGTCTCTTATATGAAATCTACTAAAGAATTTGGATAATATGAAACCAATAATCACTCCCAACAAAAGCCCAAATATAATTGAAGTAGGTATTTTTACAAAATCAAGATAAGATATATTTCCTCCTTTTACAAGAGAAGTAAAAGATGTAAATAATACTATTACAAATATATCATCAACGGAAGCACCAGCCATTAATAATTGAGGTATGCTTTTATTAGTACCATATTTTTCATCTATAAGTTTAAGCATTTTAGGAACAAGTACAGCCGGAGATACAGCAGCAACAACCGAACCCATTAAAGCAGCGTCTAATAGGCTAATATCAAAAAGTTTAGGAGCTATTAAAATCATTCCTATTATTTCAAATGTTGCAGGCACAAAGCACATAAGTATTGCAGGACGTCCTACCTTTTTTAAATCTTCTATATCAAGATTAAGTCCTGCTCTTGTTAATATTATTATTAATGCTAA encodes:
- a CDS encoding class I SAM-dependent methyltransferase, coding for MKETILDVFLRKYRINMVKSTIIKYNDCKLLDIGCGWEARFLQSIENYISYGVGVDFKPPELKTDKLETIKLTLENKLPFEDSSFDVVTMLAVLEHLTYADEILKEINRVLKKDGRLIITVPSKIAKPILEFMAYNLKIIDRLEIEDHKKYYNKKDILESAELSNFTVEKHKYFQLGCNNFAILKKQ
- a CDS encoding cation:proton antiporter, with amino-acid sequence MLLSLALIFLCGMILGKIFSLLKLPSLLGLIITGIILGPYCFNLLDDSILSISADLRELALIIILTRAGLNLDIEDLKKVGRPAILMCFVPATFEIIGMILIAPKLFDISLLDAALMGSVVAAVSPAVLVPKMLKLIDEKYGTNKSIPQLLMAGASVDDIFVIVLFTSFTSLVKGGNISYLDFVKIPTSIIFGLLLGVIIGFILSKFFSRFHIRDSAKVVIILSISFILVSIENSISNLFGGIIGISGLLAVMSIGAYLKKSKEELSKRLSLKYSKLWVAAEIMLFVLVGAAVNINYAMKSGALGIILIFAVLIFRMLGVLASLIKTKLNKKERIFSMIAYCPKATVQAAIGSIPLSLGFASGEIILVIAVLAILITAPLGAFAIDATYKKLLKHE